Proteins found in one Sphingomonas sp. SORGH_AS_0879 genomic segment:
- a CDS encoding 2-oxoglutarate dehydrogenase E1 component → MGYEGQEFSDIAAGVSPAFIETLYAKYQADQSSVDAGWRTFFEGLEQGVGAPSWQNKRWPLTSTDDLTAGLDPTQMEPAPKPAKGGKPAPAAAAAAPSTADIVKAAGDAIRAQLLIRTYRVRGHLAANLDPLGLSGLRELPEDLKTEYHGFTDADIDRKVYLGGTMGFEWATVRELVDTLRKNYCGNIGLEYMHIADVEERRFLQDRMEGQDKAIDFTVDGKKAILNKVIEAEQWEKFLGKKYVGTKRFGLDGGESMIPALESVIKYGGQMGVREIVFGMAHRGRLNVLANVMAKPLRVIFHEFAGGSANPDDIGGSGDVKYHLGTSTDREFDGHKVHMSLVANPSHLEAVNPVVLGKTRAIQTIADDLTDHSASVPVLIHGDAAFAGQGIVWECLGFSGIRGYNTGGCIHFIINNQVGFTTSPQFARSSPYPSDVAKGVQAPVFHVNGDDPEAVTFATKMAIEFRQKFHRDIVIDMWCYRRFGHNEGDEPGFTQPLMYNKIRSHPGVSEIYSKRLVSEGVVDQAWVDENIKQYTTRCEGEFEAGASYKPNKADWFAGRWSGLSAPKESDQGRRNVETGLDKKLFDAIGRTLTTIPEGLQVHKTLNRVLDAKRQMFTTGENFDWATGEALAFGSLLSEGYGVRLSGQDSGRGTFSQRHAVWVDQTDEHKYVPLKTVEHGSFEVLDSPLSEYGVLGFEYGYALADPKTLVLWEAQFGDFVNGAQIMIDQFITSGESKWLRANGLVMLLPHGYEGQGPEHSSARPERFLQSCANDNIQVANCTTPANYFHLLRRQMHRNFRKPLIVFTPKSLLRHKLAVSNAEDFQGESHFRRLLSDTNGAADEATTRLVLCTGKVAYDLIEARDAAGDTTTQIVRVEQLYPFPSDALAKRIARMPNLQDVVWAQEEPKNNGYWFFVEPLIEEALAEAGASVKRARYAGRTAAASPATGLMKRHTAEQGALVADALGHNVREEIRRTRAEGSNTTAKPTTAAVD, encoded by the coding sequence CCTTCTTCGAGGGTCTGGAGCAGGGCGTGGGCGCCCCCAGCTGGCAGAACAAGCGCTGGCCGCTGACCTCGACCGACGATCTGACGGCGGGTCTCGACCCGACCCAGATGGAACCGGCCCCCAAGCCCGCCAAGGGTGGGAAGCCCGCTCCGGCAGCCGCCGCCGCGGCCCCCTCGACTGCCGACATCGTCAAGGCGGCGGGTGACGCGATCCGCGCCCAGCTGCTGATTCGCACCTATCGCGTGCGCGGCCACCTTGCGGCGAATCTCGACCCGCTGGGCCTGTCGGGCCTGCGCGAGCTGCCGGAAGATCTGAAGACCGAATATCACGGCTTCACCGACGCCGATATCGACCGCAAGGTCTACCTCGGCGGCACGATGGGCTTCGAATGGGCGACCGTTCGCGAGCTGGTCGACACGCTGCGCAAGAATTACTGCGGCAATATCGGCCTCGAATATATGCACATCGCGGACGTGGAGGAACGCCGCTTCCTCCAGGACCGGATGGAAGGTCAGGACAAGGCGATCGACTTCACCGTCGATGGCAAGAAGGCGATCCTGAACAAGGTCATCGAGGCCGAGCAGTGGGAAAAATTCCTCGGCAAGAAATATGTCGGCACCAAGCGCTTCGGCCTGGACGGCGGCGAGTCGATGATCCCCGCGCTCGAATCGGTCATCAAATATGGCGGCCAGATGGGCGTGCGCGAGATCGTGTTCGGCATGGCGCATCGCGGCCGCCTGAACGTGCTGGCCAATGTCATGGCCAAGCCGTTGCGCGTGATCTTCCACGAATTCGCCGGTGGTTCGGCCAACCCCGATGATATCGGCGGTTCGGGCGACGTGAAGTATCACCTCGGCACCTCGACCGACCGTGAGTTCGACGGCCACAAGGTCCATATGTCGCTGGTCGCCAACCCCTCGCACCTCGAGGCGGTGAACCCGGTCGTGCTGGGCAAGACCCGCGCGATCCAGACGATCGCCGACGACCTGACCGATCACTCGGCCTCGGTGCCGGTGCTGATCCATGGCGATGCGGCGTTTGCGGGTCAGGGCATCGTCTGGGAATGCCTCGGCTTCTCAGGGATTCGCGGCTATAACACCGGCGGCTGCATCCACTTCATCATCAACAACCAGGTGGGCTTCACCACCAGCCCGCAATTCGCGCGCTCCTCGCCCTATCCGTCCGACGTGGCCAAGGGCGTCCAGGCGCCCGTTTTCCACGTCAATGGCGACGATCCCGAGGCGGTGACCTTCGCCACCAAGATGGCGATCGAGTTCCGCCAGAAGTTCCATCGCGACATCGTGATCGACATGTGGTGCTATCGTCGCTTCGGTCACAACGAGGGCGACGAGCCGGGCTTCACCCAGCCGCTGATGTACAACAAGATCCGCTCGCACCCCGGTGTCAGCGAAATCTACTCGAAGCGCCTCGTGTCCGAGGGCGTGGTCGATCAGGCCTGGGTCGACGAGAATATCAAGCAATACACCACCCGCTGCGAAGGCGAGTTCGAAGCGGGCGCGAGCTACAAGCCCAACAAGGCCGACTGGTTCGCCGGTCGCTGGTCGGGCCTGTCCGCGCCCAAGGAAAGCGATCAGGGCCGCCGCAATGTGGAGACCGGCCTCGACAAGAAGCTGTTCGACGCGATCGGCCGGACGCTGACCACGATCCCCGAAGGCTTGCAGGTTCACAAGACGCTGAACCGCGTGCTCGACGCCAAGCGTCAGATGTTCACGACCGGCGAGAATTTCGACTGGGCGACCGGCGAGGCCTTGGCCTTCGGCTCGCTGCTGTCGGAAGGCTATGGCGTGCGTCTGTCCGGCCAGGATTCGGGTCGCGGCACCTTCTCGCAGCGTCACGCGGTCTGGGTCGACCAGACCGACGAGCACAAATATGTGCCGCTGAAGACCGTCGAGCATGGCAGCTTCGAGGTGCTGGACAGCCCGCTGTCGGAATATGGCGTGCTGGGCTTCGAATATGGCTATGCGCTGGCCGATCCGAAGACGCTGGTGCTGTGGGAGGCGCAGTTCGGCGACTTCGTCAACGGCGCGCAGATCATGATCGACCAGTTCATCACGAGCGGCGAGTCCAAGTGGCTTCGCGCCAACGGCCTCGTGATGCTGCTGCCGCATGGCTATGAAGGGCAGGGGCCGGAGCACTCCTCCGCGCGTCCCGAGCGCTTCCTCCAGTCCTGCGCCAACGACAATATCCAGGTTGCGAACTGCACCACCCCGGCCAACTATTTCCACCTGTTGCGCCGCCAGATGCACCGCAATTTCCGCAAGCCCCTGATCGTCTTCACGCCCAAGTCGCTGCTGCGCCACAAGCTGGCGGTGTCCAACGCCGAGGACTTCCAGGGCGAGAGCCACTTCCGTCGTCTGTTGTCGGATACCAACGGTGCCGCCGACGAAGCGACGACGCGGCTGGTCCTGTGCACCGGCAAGGTCGCCTATGACCTGATCGAGGCGCGCGACGCGGCGGGCGACACCACGACCCAGATCGTGCGGGTCGAGCAGCTCTATCCGTTCCCCAGCGACGCGCTGGCCAAGCGGATCGCGCGGATGCCGAACCTGCAGGACGTGGTCTGGGCGCAGGAAGAGCCGAAGAACAACGGCTACTGGTTCTTCGTCGAGCCGCTGATCGAGGAGGCGCTGGCCGAGGCCGGGGCTTCGGTGAAGCGCGCCCGTTATGCGGGTCGCACGGCGGCGGCGTCGCCCGCCACCGGCCTGATGAAGCGCCACACCGCCGAGCAGGGTGCGCTGGTCGCCGATGCGCTGGGCCATAATGTCCGTGAGGAAATCCGCCGGACGCGCGCCGAGGGCAGCAACACCACCGCCAAGCCGACCACGGCGGCTGTGGACTGA
- the odhB gene encoding 2-oxoglutarate dehydrogenase complex dihydrolipoyllysine-residue succinyltransferase — protein MATEVLVPVLGESISEATLGEWLKQPGDVVAVDEPIASLETDKVSVEVPSPVAGVMGEHAVKVGDTVQVGALLATVEAGGSAPAKTEAATPAVTAAPAAATPAPAAAPAADESSDSPAALSPSVRRAVLEHGLDPATIKGTGKDGRITKEDVAAAAANKSSAPAPAAAAPAAAPAGSARKEERVKMTRLRQTIAKRLKEAQNTAAMLTTFNDVDMTAVIEARAKYKDLFEKKHGVRLGFMGFFVKAATMALKDIPSVNASIEGDEIVYHDYADISVAVSAPNGLVVPVIRDAQDLTVAGIEKTIGDFGKRAKDGTLKMDEMKGGTFTISNGGVFGSLMSTPIINPPQSAVLGLHRIEERPVVVDGQIVIRPMMYLALSYDHRIIDGREAVTFLVALKNAIQDPTRILIDL, from the coding sequence ATGGCGACTGAAGTTCTGGTCCCGGTACTGGGCGAATCGATCTCCGAAGCGACGCTGGGCGAATGGCTGAAGCAGCCGGGTGACGTGGTGGCGGTCGACGAGCCGATCGCGAGCCTGGAGACCGACAAGGTCTCGGTCGAAGTGCCCTCGCCGGTGGCGGGTGTCATGGGTGAGCATGCCGTCAAGGTCGGCGACACGGTGCAGGTCGGCGCGCTGCTGGCGACCGTCGAGGCCGGTGGCTCGGCTCCGGCCAAGACCGAAGCGGCGACCCCGGCCGTGACCGCAGCCCCGGCTGCTGCCACTCCGGCTCCCGCCGCTGCGCCTGCCGCTGACGAGTCGAGCGACTCGCCCGCCGCGCTTTCGCCGTCGGTGCGTCGTGCGGTGCTCGAGCACGGCCTCGACCCCGCGACGATCAAGGGCACCGGCAAGGACGGCCGCATCACCAAGGAAGATGTCGCCGCCGCCGCCGCCAACAAGTCGAGCGCACCGGCTCCGGCCGCCGCTGCTCCGGCCGCTGCCCCCGCCGGTTCGGCGCGCAAGGAAGAGCGCGTGAAGATGACGCGCCTGCGTCAGACGATCGCCAAGCGCCTGAAGGAAGCGCAGAACACCGCCGCGATGCTGACGACGTTCAACGACGTCGACATGACCGCGGTGATCGAGGCACGCGCCAAGTATAAGGACCTGTTCGAAAAGAAGCACGGCGTCCGCCTGGGCTTCATGGGCTTCTTCGTGAAGGCCGCGACCATGGCGCTGAAGGACATTCCGTCGGTCAACGCTTCGATCGAGGGCGATGAGATCGTCTATCATGATTATGCCGACATCTCGGTCGCCGTCTCGGCCCCGAACGGCCTGGTCGTGCCGGTCATCCGCGATGCACAGGACCTGACGGTCGCGGGCATCGAGAAGACGATCGGCGATTTCGGCAAGCGCGCCAAGGACGGCACGCTCAAGATGGACGAGATGAAGGGCGGCACCTTCACCATCTCGAACGGCGGCGTGTTCGGCTCGCTGATGTCGACCCCGATCATCAACCCGCCCCAGTCGGCGGTGCTGGGCCTCCACCGTATCGAGGAGCGTCCGGTCGTCGTCGACGGCCAGATCGTCATCCGCCCGATGATGTACCTGGCGCTGTCCTACGACCACCGCATCATCGACGGTCGCGAGGCGGTGACCTTCCTCGTCGCGCTGAAGAACGCGATCCAGGATCCGACCCGCATCCTGATCGACCTCTGA
- the lpdA gene encoding dihydrolipoyl dehydrogenase has protein sequence MAEYDYDVLVIGAGPGGYVAAIRAAQLGLKTACAEARETLGGTCLNVGCIPSKALLHASELFEEASHGTFAKFGVEIEGAKLNLDQMHAEKTKAVGELTGGIEYLFKKNKVTWLKGKAAFQDASTVKVGDQTVTARDIVIATGSVVTPLPGVAIDQKVVVDSTGALALPKVPEHLVVIGGGVIGLELGSVWRRLGAKVTVVEYLDQILPGFDGEVRKESAKLFKKQGMELKTSTKVTGVTVEGDRATVSVEPAAGGAAETLSADAVLVAIGRKPNTDGLNLEAAGVKLNGRGQVEIDHDFATNVDGIWAIGDVAPGLMLAHKAEDEGVAVAENIAGQTGIVNHDVIPSVVYTMPEIAGVGLSEEAAKEKGEVKVGKFPFMANSRAKTNRDTDGFVKVIADAKTDRVLGVWIISSLAGTMIAQAAQAMEFGATSEDIAYTCHAHPTHAEALKEAAMAVQGKPIHI, from the coding sequence ATGGCTGAGTATGACTATGACGTCCTGGTGATCGGCGCTGGCCCCGGCGGCTATGTCGCGGCGATCCGCGCGGCGCAGCTTGGGCTGAAGACCGCGTGCGCCGAAGCGCGCGAGACGCTGGGCGGAACCTGCCTCAATGTCGGCTGCATCCCGTCAAAGGCCTTGCTCCACGCATCGGAATTGTTCGAGGAAGCCAGCCATGGCACCTTCGCCAAATTCGGCGTCGAGATCGAGGGCGCGAAGCTCAACCTCGACCAGATGCACGCCGAAAAGACCAAGGCGGTCGGCGAGCTGACCGGCGGCATCGAATATCTCTTCAAGAAGAACAAGGTCACCTGGCTCAAGGGCAAGGCCGCGTTCCAGGATGCCAGCACCGTCAAGGTCGGCGACCAGACTGTCACCGCGCGCGACATCGTGATCGCGACCGGCTCGGTCGTGACCCCGCTGCCGGGTGTCGCAATCGACCAGAAGGTCGTGGTCGACTCGACCGGCGCGCTGGCGCTGCCCAAGGTGCCGGAGCATCTGGTCGTCATCGGCGGCGGCGTGATCGGGCTGGAGCTGGGCTCGGTCTGGCGTCGTCTGGGCGCCAAGGTCACGGTCGTCGAATATCTCGACCAGATCCTCCCCGGCTTCGACGGCGAGGTCCGCAAGGAATCGGCGAAGCTGTTCAAGAAGCAGGGCATGGAACTGAAGACCTCGACCAAGGTGACCGGCGTCACCGTCGAGGGCGACCGCGCGACCGTGTCGGTCGAACCGGCGGCTGGCGGTGCGGCGGAAACGCTGTCGGCCGATGCCGTGCTGGTCGCCATCGGCCGCAAGCCCAACACCGACGGGCTCAACCTGGAAGCCGCCGGCGTGAAGCTGAATGGCCGTGGCCAGGTCGAGATCGACCATGACTTCGCGACCAATGTCGATGGCATCTGGGCGATCGGCGACGTGGCCCCCGGCCTGATGCTCGCGCACAAGGCCGAGGACGAGGGCGTTGCGGTAGCCGAGAACATCGCCGGGCAGACCGGCATCGTGAACCACGACGTCATCCCCAGCGTCGTCTACACCATGCCCGAGATCGCCGGTGTCGGCCTGTCGGAGGAAGCCGCCAAGGAAAAGGGCGAAGTGAAGGTCGGCAAGTTCCCCTTCATGGCGAACAGCCGCGCCAAGACCAACCGCGACACCGATGGCTTCGTAAAGGTGATCGCCGACGCCAAGACCGACCGCGTGCTGGGCGTGTGGATCATCTCTTCGCTCGCAGGCACGATGATCGCCCAGGCCGCACAGGCGATGGAGTTCGGCGCGACGTCGGAAGACATCGCCTATACCTGCCACGCGCACCCGACCCATGCCGAGGCGCTGAAGGAAGCCGCCATGGCGGTACAGGGCAAGCCGATCCACATCTGA
- a CDS encoding TonB-dependent receptor, whose product MVKYLIGVATVALIAPGVAAQTLPAQAAVTGSADPIAADPTAAPADDQAGSSGDVVVLGFGQSRQVQTITAADLDRLTPGTSPLKAISKLPGVNFQASDPFGAYEWSTRISLRGFNQNQLGFTLDGVPLGDMSYGPTNGLHISRAIISENIASTSVAQGAGALGTASTSNLGGTIQFTSRAPSETAGIAASGTYGSNDTIRAFVRADSGDLGGGLKGYLSYAYLTTDKWKGFGSQRQHQANAKIVKDFGDRGSITGFFNFSDRRENDYQDLSLDIIKRRGFYNDNISNDYPLAILYAKQATNGAAAAAYAARNNGSLTGFTAPYAGVAIGLPTGITLDDGYYDAAGLRRDYLGGITFDAKLTDSLSLTSTSYYHRNKGQGSWITPYTPTQLGAPNADGTPITNPAPLTFRTTEYSLDRAGTIAKLALTTGANKLELTGWYESNTLHQARRLYGMTDTATPNRNALDFQSNPMSTTWNGKYDTETLQYSVGDTLDIGQLTINGGWKGMRVRNQANVLAGSLARGRIKSQDWFLPQIGAVLHLGNQAEVFASYTENMRAFIAAATAPPFSISQVAFNAVANTVRPEKSKTAEGGVRYRTGGLQLSAVGYYIDFSDRLLTYSIGTAIQGIPPTLNNVGGVESYGAEVSAFYRLTPAFSALASYSYNDATYQQTVRDGSGNLLAEKGRYVVDTPQNMVKGELVYDDSRFFGRVGADYMSKRYFTYLNDQSVESRVLVDASIGYRFPAEWGGFSIEGSVTNLTDKKYISTIGTNGFQASGDNQTLLAGAPRQWFVTLKKGF is encoded by the coding sequence ATGGTGAAGTATCTGATCGGTGTCGCGACGGTCGCGCTGATCGCGCCCGGCGTCGCGGCGCAGACCCTGCCGGCGCAGGCCGCCGTGACCGGCAGCGCCGATCCGATCGCCGCCGATCCGACCGCTGCTCCCGCCGACGACCAGGCGGGCAGTTCGGGCGATGTCGTCGTGCTGGGCTTCGGCCAGAGCCGTCAGGTCCAGACGATTACCGCCGCCGACCTCGACCGGCTGACGCCCGGCACCTCGCCGCTCAAGGCGATCTCCAAGCTGCCCGGCGTCAATTTCCAGGCGTCCGATCCGTTCGGCGCCTATGAATGGTCGACCCGCATCTCGCTCCGCGGCTTCAACCAGAACCAGTTGGGCTTCACCCTCGACGGCGTGCCGCTGGGCGATATGAGCTATGGCCCGACCAACGGCCTGCATATCAGCCGCGCGATCATTTCCGAGAATATCGCCTCGACCAGCGTGGCGCAGGGCGCGGGTGCGCTCGGCACCGCCTCGACCAGCAATCTGGGCGGCACCATCCAGTTCACCAGCCGCGCGCCGTCCGAAACCGCCGGGATCGCCGCGTCGGGCACCTATGGCAGCAACGACACGATCCGCGCCTTCGTCCGCGCCGATAGCGGCGATCTGGGCGGCGGGCTGAAGGGCTATCTCAGCTATGCCTATCTCACCACCGACAAGTGGAAGGGGTTCGGCAGCCAGCGCCAGCATCAGGCCAATGCCAAGATCGTCAAGGACTTCGGCGATCGTGGTTCGATCACCGGCTTCTTCAACTTCTCGGATCGCCGCGAGAACGACTATCAGGACCTCAGCCTCGATATTATCAAGCGTCGCGGATTTTATAACGACAATATTAGCAACGATTATCCGCTCGCCATCCTCTACGCCAAGCAGGCGACCAACGGCGCGGCGGCGGCGGCCTATGCGGCGCGGAACAATGGTTCGCTGACCGGCTTCACCGCGCCCTATGCCGGGGTGGCCATCGGTCTGCCCACGGGCATCACGCTGGACGACGGCTATTATGACGCCGCGGGGCTTCGTCGCGACTATCTGGGCGGGATCACCTTCGACGCCAAGCTGACCGACAGCCTGTCGCTGACCTCGACCAGCTATTATCATCGCAACAAGGGGCAGGGGTCGTGGATCACCCCCTATACCCCGACCCAACTCGGCGCGCCCAATGCCGATGGCACGCCGATCACCAATCCCGCGCCGCTGACCTTCCGCACGACCGAATACAGCCTGGACCGCGCCGGGACCATCGCCAAGCTGGCGCTGACCACCGGTGCGAACAAGCTGGAACTGACCGGCTGGTATGAGAGCAACACGCTGCATCAGGCGCGTCGCCTCTATGGCATGACCGACACCGCGACGCCCAACCGCAACGCGCTGGATTTCCAGAGCAATCCCATGTCGACGACGTGGAACGGCAAGTACGATACCGAGACGCTGCAATATTCGGTCGGCGACACGCTCGATATCGGCCAGCTGACCATCAACGGCGGCTGGAAGGGGATGCGGGTGCGCAACCAGGCCAATGTGCTGGCGGGCTCGCTGGCGCGCGGTCGGATCAAGAGCCAGGACTGGTTCCTGCCGCAGATCGGCGCGGTGCTGCACCTGGGCAACCAGGCGGAGGTCTTTGCCAGCTATACCGAGAATATGCGCGCCTTCATCGCCGCTGCGACCGCGCCGCCCTTCTCGATCAGCCAGGTCGCGTTCAATGCGGTGGCGAACACCGTGCGTCCCGAAAAGTCGAAGACGGCGGAAGGCGGCGTCCGCTATCGCACCGGCGGACTGCAACTGTCGGCGGTCGGCTATTATATCGACTTCTCCGACCGTCTGTTGACCTATTCGATCGGCACCGCGATCCAGGGCATTCCGCCGACGCTGAACAATGTCGGCGGCGTGGAAAGCTATGGCGCGGAGGTTTCGGCCTTTTACCGCCTGACCCCGGCCTTCTCGGCGCTGGCCAGCTATTCCTACAATGATGCCACCTATCAGCAGACGGTGCGCGACGGTTCGGGCAATCTGCTGGCCGAGAAGGGGCGGTACGTCGTCGACACGCCGCAGAACATGGTGAAGGGCGAGCTGGTCTATGACGATAGCCGGTTCTTCGGCCGGGTCGGCGCGGATTATATGTCGAAGCGCTATTTCACCTATCTGAACGACCAGTCGGTCGAGAGCCGGGTGTTGGTCGACGCCAGCATCGGCTATCGCTTCCCGGCGGAATGGGGCGGCTTCTCGATCGAGGGCAGCGTGACCAACCTGACCGACAAGAAGTATATCTCGACCATCGGCACGAACGGCTTCCAGGCCAGCGGCGACAACCAGACGTTGCTGGCGGGCGCGCCGCGCCAGTGGTTCGTGACGCTGAAGAAGGGGTTCTGA
- a CDS encoding Hsp70 family protein, translating to MTDTPHTILGIDFGTTNSVIARADTGTSHLVPLTGPNGTDPVFRSALCFWEGDGIEVEAGPWAIAEYLEFPGGSRFIQSFKSVAASPVFEHATVFDKRYRFEELGRAFLDRMAARSGGVLDGRAARIVVGRPVEYAGHRPDEALARQRYDAMFARLGVEIHYVYEPLGAAFSYASRITEPATVLVADFGGGTSDFSVVRIAAPGAERRCEPLGHAGVGIAGDRFDQRLIDHLVLPLLGAGGQYRSFDKVLEIPRGFFADFADWSRLALMRNRKTLAELEKLRRAALDPDAIGRMIAIIEEEQGYRLYDAVGRVKRDLSAAAEARFRFEGGGLSIEADVTRADFEAWIAPDLARIEQAVDRALTAAGTEAGAIDRVFLTGGTSLMPAIRRMFETRFGGGKIATGGELTSIAHGLALIGEQPDIGAWAV from the coding sequence ATGACCGACACCCCGCACACCATCCTCGGCATCGACTTCGGCACCACCAACTCGGTCATCGCGCGGGCCGATACAGGCACATCGCACCTCGTGCCGCTGACGGGCCCGAACGGCACCGATCCCGTCTTCCGTTCGGCCCTGTGCTTCTGGGAGGGGGACGGTATCGAGGTCGAGGCGGGCCCTTGGGCGATCGCCGAATATCTGGAATTTCCGGGCGGCAGCCGGTTCATCCAGTCGTTCAAGTCGGTCGCCGCCTCACCGGTGTTCGAGCACGCGACCGTGTTCGACAAACGCTATCGCTTCGAGGAACTGGGCCGCGCGTTTCTCGACCGGATGGCGGCGCGCAGCGGCGGGGTGCTCGACGGACGCGCGGCGCGGATCGTCGTCGGGCGACCGGTCGAATATGCCGGGCACCGGCCCGACGAGGCACTCGCCCGCCAACGCTATGACGCGATGTTCGCGCGGTTGGGGGTGGAAATCCATTATGTCTACGAACCGCTGGGCGCGGCGTTCAGCTATGCGTCGCGTATCACCGAGCCGGCGACCGTGCTGGTCGCCGATTTCGGCGGCGGAACCAGCGACTTTTCGGTCGTGCGCATCGCCGCGCCGGGTGCCGAGCGTCGCTGCGAACCGCTCGGCCATGCCGGTGTCGGCATCGCGGGCGACCGGTTCGACCAACGGCTGATCGACCATCTGGTCCTGCCGTTGCTGGGGGCGGGCGGGCAATATCGCTCGTTCGACAAGGTGTTGGAGATCCCGCGGGGGTTCTTCGCCGATTTCGCCGACTGGTCGCGCCTGGCGTTGATGCGCAATCGCAAGACGCTGGCCGAACTCGAAAAACTCCGCCGCGCCGCGCTCGACCCCGACGCGATCGGGCGGATGATCGCGATCATCGAGGAGGAACAGGGATACCGGCTCTATGATGCGGTCGGTCGGGTGAAGCGCGATCTGTCCGCCGCGGCGGAAGCCCGGTTCCGGTTCGAGGGCGGCGGCCTGTCGATCGAGGCGGACGTGACCCGCGCCGATTTCGAAGCGTGGATCGCCCCCGACCTGGCGCGGATCGAGCAGGCGGTGGACCGGGCGCTCACCGCCGCCGGGACCGAGGCAGGCGCGATCGACCGGGTGTTCCTGACCGGCGGCACCTCTCTGATGCCCGCGATCCGGCGGATGTTCGAGACGCGGTTCGGCGGCGGGAAGATCGCGACCGGGGGCGAGTTGACCTCGATCGCGCACGGGTTGGCGTTGATCGGGGAGCAGCCGGATATCGGAGCCTGGGCGGTGTAA
- the treF gene encoding alpha,alpha-trehalase TreF, translating to MTHRPARTRPLTLLPMLALLLQAQAMPPSPADVYGPLFVAVQEARVFPDGKTFADAVPREKPDTIMAAYAREKPMDKAALTAFVRRHFSVRGEQQARPPLRDRIRELWPVLGRAPFAPVAGSSALGLDHGYVVPGDRFQEIYYWDSYFTMLGLKADGQAPLIEAMLADFVDLVERYGHIPNGTRTYYLSRSQPPFLALMMDLSDNHDPVLAKRRLAALIREHDYWMAGATCLDAGGACAHVVRMPDGSLLNRYWDARDTPRDESWREDRETAVKAAPRAAGVVQRDLRAAAESGWDFSSRWLADPMRLETIRTTDIVPVDLNSLLWVAETRIAARAIATGDTATANRFMDMAARRKAAIDRYLWVAGEKRYADWDRVTRRPTNSRTAASLFPLFAGHASAEQARAVTVTTRATLIGEGGLRTTGIRTGQQWDSPNGWAPLQWVAVEGLGRYGERALAKDIARRWIATVARTYAETGKLLEKYDVEERRPGGGGEYPTQDGFGWTNGVTAAMLERWPDLVPPNAAQ from the coding sequence ATGACCCACCGCCCCGCCCGGACCCGCCCCCTGACGCTGCTCCCCATGCTCGCGCTGCTGCTCCAGGCGCAGGCGATGCCGCCCTCGCCCGCCGATGTTTACGGTCCCCTGTTCGTGGCGGTGCAGGAGGCGCGCGTATTTCCCGATGGCAAGACCTTCGCCGACGCGGTTCCGCGCGAAAAGCCCGACACGATCATGGCCGCCTATGCCCGTGAGAAGCCGATGGACAAGGCGGCGCTGACTGCCTTCGTCCGCCGCCACTTCTCGGTGCGCGGTGAGCAGCAGGCCCGGCCGCCCTTACGCGATCGCATCCGCGAACTGTGGCCGGTGCTGGGCCGCGCGCCCTTCGCGCCGGTCGCGGGATCGTCGGCACTGGGGCTCGACCATGGCTATGTCGTGCCCGGCGACCGCTTCCAGGAGATTTATTACTGGGACAGCTATTTCACCATGTTGGGCCTGAAGGCCGATGGGCAGGCCCCGCTGATCGAGGCGATGCTCGCCGATTTCGTCGATCTGGTCGAGCGTTACGGCCATATCCCCAACGGCACGCGCACCTATTATCTCAGCCGTTCGCAGCCGCCCTTTCTGGCGCTGATGATGGACCTGTCGGATAATCACGATCCGGTGCTGGCGAAGCGGCGGCTGGCGGCACTGATCCGCGAGCATGACTATTGGATGGCGGGCGCGACCTGCCTGGACGCGGGTGGAGCGTGCGCCCATGTCGTGCGGATGCCCGATGGCAGCCTGCTCAACCGCTATTGGGACGCGCGCGACACGCCCCGCGACGAAAGCTGGCGCGAGGATCGCGAGACCGCTGTCAAGGCCGCCCCCCGAGCCGCTGGCGTGGTCCAGCGCGACCTGCGGGCGGCGGCGGAATCCGGCTGGGACTTCAGCTCGCGCTGGCTGGCCGATCCGATGCGGCTGGAGACGATCCGCACCACCGATATCGTGCCCGTCGATCTCAACAGCCTGTTATGGGTCGCCGAAACCCGGATCGCCGCGCGCGCGATAGCGACGGGGGACACCGCGACTGCCAATCGGTTCATGGACATGGCGGCGCGGCGGAAGGCGGCGATCGATCGCTATCTCTGGGTCGCGGGGGAGAAGCGCTACGCCGATTGGGACCGTGTCACGCGCCGTCCCACGAACAGCCGGACCGCCGCCTCCCTGTTCCCGCTGTTCGCCGGGCATGCCAGCGCCGAACAGGCCCGTGCGGTCACCGTGACCACCCGCGCGACGCTGATCGGCGAAGGGGGCCTGCGCACCACCGGTATCCGCACGGGCCAGCAATGGGATTCGCCCAATGGCTGGGCACCGCTGCAATGGGTCGCGGTGGAGGGGCTGGGACGATATGGCGAACGGGCGCTGGCCAAGGACATCGCCCGCCGCTGGATCGCCACCGTCGCGCGCACCTATGCCGAGACGGGCAAGCTGCTGGAAAAATATGATGTCGAGGAACGGCGGCCCGGCGGCGGCGGGGAATATCCGACGCAGGATGGCTTCGGCTGGACCAACGGCGTGACGGCAGCGATGCTGGAGCGGTGGCCGGATCTGGTGCCGCCGAACGCCGCGCAATAA